In one window of Balaenoptera musculus isolate JJ_BM4_2016_0621 chromosome 10, mBalMus1.pri.v3, whole genome shotgun sequence DNA:
- the LOC118902618 gene encoding LOW QUALITY PROTEIN: olfactory receptor 9-like (The sequence of the model RefSeq protein was modified relative to this genomic sequence to represent the inferred CDS: inserted 1 base in 1 codon): protein MAGGNVTAVTKFVLLGLSGSGSLXGPLFWGVLLVYRVTLLGNSLITLLTRADAALHLPMHFFLRHFSAVELLYTKTIVPRMLADLLSSGPTIPPTGCFTQLYFSLSVITECGLLKAVANDRCAAVCRQLCHSTLMNQGTCVRMVGTSYHVGIITGTTHSIFIFTLPFPGANTIHHFLCDIPPVLRLASVSTFWGEVGNLALTRAFILTPFSLTVASYARILATILGVATSQGRRKIFSTCSSHLLVVMLFFGTGTVAYMRPWAGSSQDGGQVLALFYTAITPMFNPLVYTLRNKEVTGAMRRLVKRYVWSP, encoded by the exons ATGGCAGGTGGCAATGTCACAGCGGTAACTAAGTTTGTTTTGCTGGGGCTCTCAGGTTCTGGTTCCC CGGGCCCTCTGTTCTGGGGGGTGCTTCTGGTCTACCGGGTCACCTTGCTGGGAAACTCACTGATCACCCTCCTCACACGGGCAGACGCTGCCCTGCACTTGCCCATGCACTTCTTCCTGCGCCACTTCTCTGCAGTGGAGCTCCTCTACACCAAGACCATCGTGCCCAGGATGCTGGCCGACCTCCTCTCCTCCGGCCCCACCATCCCGCCCACCGGCTGCTTCACCCAGCTGTACTTCTCGCTCTCTGTCATCACTGAATGCGGGCTGCTCAAGGCCGTGGCCAATGACCGCTGTGCCGCCGTCTGCCGGCAGCTGTGTCACTCCACCCTGATGAACCAGGGAACGTGTGTGCGCATGGTGGGCACCTCCTACCACGTGGGCATCATCACCGGCACCACTCACTCCATCTTCATCTTCACTTTGCCTTTCCCTGGTGCCAACACCATCCATCACTTCCTGTGTGACATCCCGCCTGTGCTGAGGCTGGCCAGCGTGAGCACCTTCTGGGGTGAAGTGGGCAATCTTGCCCTCACGAGAGCCTTTATCCTGACCCCCTTCTCACTGACTGTAGCCTCCTATGCCCGTATCCTTGCCACCATCCTTGGGGTCGCGACATCCCAGGGACGTCGAAAAATCTTCTCTACCTGTTCCTCCCACCTACTTGTGGTCATGCTCTTTTTTGGGACGGGGACTGTTGCCTACATGAGGCCATGGGCAGGCTCCTCCCAGGACGGGGGCCAGGTCCTTGCCCTCTTCTACACAGCTATCACTCCCATGTTCAACCCTTTGGTCTACACTCTGAGAAACAAGGAGGTCACAGGGGCAATGAGGCGGCTCGTGAAGAGATACGTCTGGAGCCCTTGA
- the METTL7B gene encoding methyltransferase-like protein 7B, producing the protein MDTLVRLLQLLVLLLTLPLHLMALLGFWEPLCKTYFPYLMAMLTVKCNRKMDGKKQELFSQIKGLAGASGKVALLELGCGTGANFQFYPSGCRITCLDPNPHFEKFLTKSMAKNRHLEYERFVVAFGEDMRQLANGSMDVVVSTLVLCSVQSPKRVLQEVRRVLRPGGMFFFWEHVAEPRGSWAFLWQQVLEPTWKHIGDGCCLTRETWKDLENAQFSELQMERQPPPIKWLPVGPHIMGKAVK; encoded by the exons ATGGACACCCTGGTCCGACTCCTGCAGCTGCTGGTGCTGCTCCTGACCCTGCCCCTGCACCTCATGGCTCTGCTGGGCTTCTGGGAGCCCCTGTGCAAGACCTATTTCCCCTACCTGATGGCCATGCTGACAGTCAAGTGCAACCGCAAGATGGACGGCAAGAAACAGGAGCTCTTCAGCCAGATAAAGGGGCTGGCAGGAGCCTCGGGGAAGGTGGCCCTACTGGAGCTGGGCTGTGGCACTGGCGCCAACTTCCAGTTCTACCCATCTGGCTGCAGGATCACCTGCCTGGACCCAAACCCCCACTTTGAGAAGTTCCTGACAAAGAGTATGGCCAAGAATAGGCATCTTGAATACGAACGGTTTGTGGTGGCTTTCGGAGAAGACATGAGACAGCTGGCCAATGGCTCCATGGACGTGGTGGTCAGCACCTTGGTGCTGTGCTCGGTGCAGAGCCCAAAGAGGGTCCTGCAGGAAGTTCGGAGAGTACTGAGGCCG ggAGGAATGTTTTTTTTCTGGGAGCACGTGGCTGAGCCGCGTGGAAGCTGGGCCTTCCTGTGGCAGCAGGTTTTAGAGCCCACCTGGAAACACATTGGGGACGGCTGCTGCCTTACCAGAGAGACCTGGAAAGATCTGGAGAATGCCCAGTTCTCTGAACTCCAGATGGAACGACAACCCCCTCCCATCAAGTGGTTACCTGTTGGCCCCCATATCATGGGAAAGGCGGTGAAATAA